The DNA window AGCACCTCACCGGACTGGGTGCCCGGCCTGACCTCGAGCTCTTCGGGCCCGTCGAAGGTCTCCAGAGTGACCGTGGTGCCCAGCGCCGCTGCGGTCATCGGGACCGACACGGTCGCGTGGAGGTCGTTGCCGCGTCGGGTGAAGACCTCGTGCGGACGGATGTCCACCTCGATGAACAGGTCGCCGGAGGGCCCGCCGGCCATGCCGGCCTCCCCTTCGCCGCTGAGGTGGATGCGGTTGCCCTTGTCCACGCCCGCCGGGATCTTGATCTTCAGGCTGCGCCGCTCGCGCACCCGGCCCTGACCGTCGCACTCCTGGCAGGGGTCCTCGATGATGTTGCCGAAACCGCTGCAGCGGGCGCAGGTCTCGGTCTGGATGACCGTGCCGAGGATGGAGCGCATGGGCCGCTGCACCTGTCCCTGGCCGTGGCAGTCCGGGCAGGTGCTCGGCGTCGTGCCCTCGCGGGTGCAGCTGCCGTCGCAGACGGTGCAGGTGACCGCAGTCTCGAACTCGACCTCCTTGGTGGTGCCGAAGACGGCGTCCTCCAGGTCGATCTTGACCCGCAGCAGCGAGTCCTGACCGCGGCGGGTGCGGGAGGCGGGCCCGGAGGCTCCGCCGCCGAAGAATGTCTCGAAGATGTCGCTGAAGCCGCCGAAGCCTCCCCCTCCGCCGGGGAAGCCGCCTGCTGCGCGGCCGTTCTCGTCGCCGGTGGCGTCATAGTTGCGGCGCTTCTCCGGATCGGACAGGACCTCGTAGGCGCGGCCGAGCGTCTTGAACTGCTCAGCGGCGTCGTCGGAGGGGTTGACGTCCGGGTGGAGCTTGCGCGCCTTCTTCCGGTACGCCTTCTTGATGTCCTCGGTCGACGCGTCACGGCTGACGCCGAGTGCCTCGTAGTAGTCAGTCAATGCTTGCCCTTCGATCTGCTAGGTCAGTAGGTGCGGTTGCGTCAGGTGCTGTCATCCGTCGGAGAGGATCCTGGAGAGGTATCGCGCCATCGCTCGGACCGCGGACATCGTGGACCCGTAGTCCATCCGCGTGGGTCCGACCACGCCGAGCTTGGCCCCGTCTCCGGCCTCAGGTCCATACTCGGCGGCGACGACGGCGGCCTCGGCCAGCGAGTCGTGGCTGGTCTCCCGGCCGATCCGCACAGAGAGTCCGCGCGGGTCCTCCTGCATCTCGGTCAGCAGACGCAGCAGGACGACCTGCTCTTCCAGGGCTTCGAGGATGGGTCCGATGGAGGGCCCGAAGTCACGGTCCGACTTCGCGAGGTTAGCAGTGCC is part of the Nesterenkonia lacusekhoensis genome and encodes:
- the dnaJ gene encoding molecular chaperone DnaJ, with the protein product MTDYYEALGVSRDASTEDIKKAYRKKARKLHPDVNPSDDAAEQFKTLGRAYEVLSDPEKRRNYDATGDENGRAAGGFPGGGGGFGGFSDIFETFFGGGASGPASRTRRGQDSLLRVKIDLEDAVFGTTKEVEFETAVTCTVCDGSCTREGTTPSTCPDCHGQGQVQRPMRSILGTVIQTETCARCSGFGNIIEDPCQECDGQGRVRERRSLKIKIPAGVDKGNRIHLSGEGEAGMAGGPSGDLFIEVDIRPHEVFTRRGNDLHATVSVPMTAAALGTTVTLETFDGPEELEVRPGTQSGEVLTLRDRGIGHLRGSGRGAIKVHLKVETPSKLSDRQKELLREFAEDRGEELGESTTEHRGVFAKLRERWDAL